In one window of Nocardiopsis aegyptia DNA:
- a CDS encoding phosphoglyceromutase, with translation MGTLVLLRHGESVWNAKGLFTGWVDVDLSATGEDEARRGGELLKDAGVTPDILHTSLLKRAIRTANLALDAADLHWLPVERSWRLNERHYGALQGKDKAQTREEYGEEQFMIWRRSYDTPPPPIADDDPYSQAADTRYAQLPSELRPRTECLKDVLDRALPYWYDAIVPDLAAGKTVLVAAHGNSLRALVKHLDGISDADIAGLNIPTGIPLMYDLDDDFHPRNPGGTYLDPEAAKAAIEAVANQGKK, from the coding sequence ATGGGAACTCTGGTACTGCTGCGACACGGTGAGAGCGTCTGGAACGCGAAGGGCCTGTTCACCGGCTGGGTGGACGTGGACCTGTCGGCGACGGGCGAGGACGAGGCCCGCCGGGGCGGTGAGCTGCTCAAGGACGCCGGTGTCACGCCGGACATCCTGCACACCTCGCTGCTCAAGCGCGCCATCCGCACCGCGAACCTGGCCCTGGACGCCGCCGACCTGCACTGGCTGCCGGTCGAGCGCTCCTGGCGCCTCAACGAGCGCCACTACGGCGCCCTGCAGGGCAAGGACAAGGCGCAGACGCGCGAGGAGTACGGCGAAGAGCAGTTCATGATCTGGCGCCGCTCCTACGACACCCCGCCGCCGCCCATCGCCGACGACGACCCCTACTCGCAGGCCGCCGACACCCGCTACGCGCAGCTGCCGTCGGAGCTCCGGCCGCGCACCGAGTGCCTCAAGGACGTGCTGGACCGCGCCCTGCCCTACTGGTACGACGCCATCGTCCCCGACCTGGCCGCCGGGAAGACCGTCCTGGTCGCCGCGCACGGCAACTCGCTGCGCGCCCTGGTCAAGCACCTGGACGGGATCAGCGACGCCGACATCGCCGGGCTGAACATCCCCACCGGCATCCCGCTGATGTACGACCTCGACGACGACTTCCACCCGCGCAACCCGGGCGGCACCTACCTCGACCCGGAGGCCGCCAAGGCCGCCATCGAGGCCGTCGCCAACCAGGGCAAGAAGTAG
- a CDS encoding YbjN domain-containing protein, whose amino-acid sequence MTGRDPQVQTQTAREAAARAITEAVAEAGLETELPREGSFLVTIPGRAKLKTLVWLEVGPHSLGVTSFFCRQPDENHGEFYRWLMQRNSGMFGMAFAADEVGDVYIRGRLPLEGVTPEEVDRLLGCVLTYSDENFNRALELGFASAIRKEWKWRAERGHDMRNLRAFAHLAEPHAGTEPAALPEGPS is encoded by the coding sequence ATGACCGGAAGGGACCCGCAGGTGCAGACGCAGACGGCGCGTGAGGCCGCGGCGAGGGCGATCACCGAGGCGGTCGCCGAGGCCGGACTGGAGACGGAACTGCCCCGGGAGGGCTCCTTCCTCGTCACGATCCCCGGCCGGGCCAAGCTCAAGACACTCGTGTGGCTGGAGGTCGGCCCGCACAGCCTGGGCGTGACGTCGTTCTTCTGCCGCCAACCGGACGAGAACCACGGCGAGTTCTACCGCTGGCTGATGCAGCGCAACTCGGGCATGTTCGGAATGGCCTTCGCGGCCGACGAGGTCGGCGACGTGTACATCCGCGGACGCCTGCCGCTGGAGGGCGTCACGCCCGAGGAGGTCGACCGGCTGCTCGGGTGCGTGCTCACCTACTCCGACGAGAACTTCAACCGCGCGCTGGAGCTGGGCTTCGCCTCGGCGATCCGCAAGGAGTGGAAGTGGCGGGCCGAGCGCGGCCACGACATGCGCAACCTCCGGGCCTTCGCCCACCTGGCCGAGCCGCACGCGGGGACGGAGCCCGCGGCGCTCCCCGAGGGCCCTTCCTAA
- a CDS encoding nitrobindin family protein → MDAEVHPDLAKLSFLLGRWEGVGVAGYAEEEEFQFGQEVEFSHTPDAPYLTYTSRAWRMKADGTLGEVIAEESGYWRALSEADTAQYAKDDDKNIIHLEVLITHNEGFIESYLGNVFANRVEMATNAVMHTITGLEVTASHRLYGLFGDDRETLGYAWDLAARGHELRSYMSAQLKKAGARPAEK, encoded by the coding sequence ATGGACGCTGAAGTGCACCCCGATCTGGCGAAACTGTCCTTCCTACTCGGCCGCTGGGAGGGCGTCGGCGTCGCCGGCTACGCCGAAGAGGAAGAGTTCCAGTTCGGGCAGGAGGTCGAGTTCTCCCACACCCCGGACGCGCCGTACCTGACCTACACCAGCAGGGCCTGGCGCATGAAGGCCGACGGCACGCTGGGCGAGGTCATCGCGGAGGAGTCCGGCTACTGGCGCGCGCTGTCGGAGGCCGACACCGCGCAGTACGCCAAGGACGACGACAAGAACATCATCCACCTCGAGGTGCTCATCACCCACAACGAGGGGTTCATCGAGTCCTACCTGGGCAACGTGTTCGCCAACCGGGTGGAGATGGCCACGAACGCGGTGATGCACACGATCACCGGCCTGGAGGTCACCGCCTCGCACCGCCTCTACGGGCTCTTCGGCGACGACCGCGAGACCCTGGGCTACGCGTGGGACCTGGCCGCGCGGGGACACGAACTGCGGTCGTACATGTCGGCGCAGCTGAAGAAGGCCGGCGCGCGGCCGGCCGAGAAGTAG
- the ygfZ gene encoding CAF17-like 4Fe-4S cluster assembly/insertion protein YgfZ, producing MTSPLLSTPGAVTAEHTDSGVAAHYGDPAHEGRAAERAAAWVDRSNRGVVRVSGPDRLGWLNDLTSQLTTGLAPGVGTEALVLDTRGHLRHHLSLVDDGESTWIHTEPGRGADLAAFLDSMRFMLRVEVTDLGDDFAVLTLLGPKRAEAVDGAGDVLEGVVARLTMDETDLFVPAERLSAAAEALTAAGARPAGMWAYEADRIAHHRVRAGVDTDERTIPHEVDWVGRAVHLEKGCYPGQETVARVHNLGRPPRRLVMLHLDGTAERLPEVGAAIELDGRKVGRVGSSARHHELGPIALGVLKRAAPTDADLEVDGIAAGQEVVVDPDTGANAQIDLRRRPR from the coding sequence ATGACTTCGCCGCTGCTGAGCACCCCCGGGGCCGTGACCGCCGAGCACACCGACTCCGGCGTCGCCGCGCACTACGGAGACCCCGCCCACGAGGGCCGTGCCGCCGAGCGCGCCGCCGCCTGGGTGGACCGCAGCAACCGGGGCGTGGTCCGGGTGAGCGGCCCCGACCGCCTCGGCTGGCTCAACGACCTCACCAGTCAGCTCACCACGGGCCTGGCCCCCGGTGTGGGCACCGAGGCCCTGGTCCTGGACACCCGCGGCCACCTGCGGCACCACCTGTCGCTGGTGGACGACGGGGAGTCCACCTGGATCCACACCGAGCCGGGCCGCGGTGCCGACCTGGCCGCGTTCCTGGACTCGATGCGCTTCATGCTGCGCGTGGAGGTCACCGACCTCGGCGACGACTTCGCCGTGCTGACCCTCCTCGGCCCCAAGCGCGCGGAGGCCGTCGACGGAGCCGGCGACGTCCTGGAGGGCGTGGTCGCGCGGCTGACGATGGACGAGACCGACCTGTTCGTGCCCGCCGAACGGCTGTCCGCCGCGGCCGAGGCGCTGACTGCCGCCGGAGCGCGGCCCGCCGGGATGTGGGCCTACGAGGCCGACCGGATCGCGCACCACAGGGTGCGCGCGGGCGTGGACACCGACGAGCGCACGATCCCGCACGAGGTGGACTGGGTCGGCCGCGCGGTGCACCTGGAGAAGGGCTGCTACCCGGGCCAGGAGACGGTGGCGCGGGTGCACAACCTGGGGCGTCCTCCGCGCCGCCTGGTCATGCTGCACCTGGACGGGACCGCCGAACGCCTGCCGGAGGTGGGCGCCGCGATCGAACTCGACGGGCGCAAGGTGGGCCGGGTGGGCTCGTCGGCCCGCCACCACGAGCTGGGTCCGATCGCGCTGGGCGTGCTCAAGCGCGCGGCTCCCACCGACGCCGACCTGGAGGTCGACGGGATCGCCGCGGGCCAGGAGGTCGTGGTGGACCCCGACACCGGCGCCAACGCCCAGATCGACCTGCGCCGGCGCCCGAGGTAG
- a CDS encoding DsrE family protein encodes MSRSLVIKVTAGENDPERCNQAFTVAAAALASGVDVSLWLTGESAWFAVPGRAEAFSLPHAAPLSDLLDAVLAAGRVTVCTQCAARRDLAQDDLIEGVRIAGAPSFVEEAVADGAQALVY; translated from the coding sequence ATGTCCCGTTCCTTGGTGATCAAGGTCACCGCCGGAGAGAACGACCCCGAGCGGTGCAACCAGGCCTTCACGGTCGCCGCGGCGGCCCTGGCCAGCGGGGTCGACGTCTCGCTCTGGCTGACCGGGGAGTCGGCGTGGTTCGCCGTCCCCGGCCGGGCCGAGGCGTTCTCCCTCCCGCACGCCGCCCCCCTGTCCGACCTCCTGGACGCGGTCCTCGCGGCCGGCCGCGTGACGGTGTGCACGCAGTGCGCCGCCCGCAGGGACCTGGCCCAGGACGACCTCATCGAGGGCGTGCGCATCGCCGGGGCGCCGTCGTTCGTGGAGGAGGCCGTGGCCGACGGGGCCCAGGCACTCGTCTACTGA